The proteins below come from a single Triticum aestivum cultivar Chinese Spring chromosome 5D, IWGSC CS RefSeq v2.1, whole genome shotgun sequence genomic window:
- the LOC123125237 gene encoding NDR1/HIN1-like protein 12 — MESSKKNLCEIHRSDGRRRRVLAASLLGAAVVAAVIALALFLVYRPMKPQATVARAGVYHLVSATTNGTNNSAATPYALSATVQFTLLLHNPSDRTAVVYDRLLAYVTYRGEMVAPPAQLPLVLQDPGADVAVSPLLGGDGGAPVPVSADAVDALHADCVAGRVQLRLVVMGRVRYRSGPFKSAWRDLYVRCDAILGLTVQAAAGGGGAGDVPLLEYPKCAVDA; from the coding sequence ATGGAGTCCTCCAAGAAGAACCTCTGCGAGATCCACCGCAGCGACGGACGCCGCAGGCGCGtcctcgccgcctccctcctcgGCGCCGCGGTCGTCGCGGCCGTCATCGCGCTCGCGCTCTTCCTCGTCTACCGCCCCATGAAGCCGCAGGCCACCGTGGCGCGCGCCGGCGTGTACCACCTCGTGAGCGCCACCACCAACGGCACCAACAACTCGGCGGCGACGCCCTACGCGCTGTCCGCCACCGTGCAGTTCACGCTGCTGCTGCACAACCCCAGCGACCGCACCGCGGTGGTCTACGACCGGCTCCTCGCCTACGTGACGTACCGCGGCGAGATGGTGGCCCCGCCGGCGCAGCTCCCGCTGGTGCTCCAGGACCCCGGCGCCGACGTGGCGGTGTCGCCGCTGCTGGGAGGCGACGGGGGCGCCCCCGTGCCGGTGTCGGCGGACGCGGTGGACGCGCTGCACGCGGACTGCGTGGCGGGGCGCGTGCAGCTCCGGCTCGTCGTCATGGGGCGGGTCAGGTACAGGTCCGGGCCGTTCAAGAGCGCGTGGCGCGACCTGTACGTGCGGTGCGACGCCATCCTCGGCCTGACCGTGCAGGCAgctgccggaggcggcggcgccggggaCGTGCCGCTGCTCGAGTACCCAAAGTGCGCCGTGGACGCCTGA